A single region of the Biomaibacter acetigenes genome encodes:
- a CDS encoding patatin-like phospholipase family protein: MEQVKAYDTNIPAAEVTVNSTIPFRDSGSGRPRIALTLGGGGARGLAHIGVLKVLVSEGIPVDFVTGASMGAVIGGAFAAGFPVEEMEQIAIKTGIKKMLSWADFIWPRRGLVAGDRVEKNYEQITFGKNFDELDIPSTFVATDIDTGEEVRLSSGKVARALRASTAVPGIFNPVYMDGRRLVDGSIAASVPVSAAFSMGADVVIALDVRSDVDATEKLMRIKNWWNKKKNSRKVSYLALSGGFVLKYVEPVLPESISFVAKTLEFCKKKGDDYELCKDTAGSGGQNRSMIAIKPRVSHIKWFQFYKAKECITAGEKAAEEALRDLEKIM; this comes from the coding sequence ATGGAGCAAGTAAAAGCATATGATACAAATATCCCTGCAGCGGAAGTTACGGTAAATTCCACAATACCTTTCAGGGATTCCGGCAGCGGCAGGCCCCGCATCGCCCTTACCCTGGGCGGCGGAGGAGCCAGGGGATTGGCCCACATAGGAGTGTTAAAAGTTCTGGTTTCCGAGGGCATCCCTGTGGACTTTGTAACCGGGGCCAGCATGGGAGCCGTCATAGGGGGCGCCTTTGCAGCCGGGTTTCCTGTAGAGGAAATGGAGCAGATAGCCATAAAGACCGGTATAAAAAAGATGCTCTCCTGGGCGGATTTTATATGGCCCCGGCGGGGCCTGGTGGCCGGGGACAGGGTGGAGAAAAATTATGAACAAATTACCTTCGGCAAGAACTTCGATGAGCTTGACATCCCTTCCACCTTTGTGGCCACAGACATAGATACCGGAGAGGAAGTAAGGCTCAGCTCCGGGAAAGTGGCAAGGGCCCTCAGAGCCAGCACCGCGGTGCCGGGCATTTTCAACCCCGTGTATATGGACGGCCGGAGGCTGGTGGACGGCTCCATAGCCGCATCGGTGCCGGTATCCGCAGCCTTTTCCATGGGCGCCGATGTGGTCATCGCCCTGGATGTGAGAAGTGATGTGGATGCCACCGAAAAACTCATGCGCATAAAAAACTGGTGGAACAAAAAGAAAAACTCCAGAAAAGTTTCGTATCTTGCCCTTTCCGGAGGCTTTGTCTTAAAATATGTAGAGCCGGTACTGCCGGAAAGCATAAGCTTCGTAGCAAAGACTCTGGAATTTTGCAAAAAGAAAGGCGATGACTATGAGCTTTGCAAAGATACCGCCGGTTCCGGAGGACAAAATCGCAGTATGATTGCCATAAAGCCCAGGGTGAGCCACATAAAATGGTTCCAATTCTATAAGGCAAAGGAATGCATAACCGCCGGCGAAAAAGCGGCGGAAGAAGCCCTGAGGGATCTGGAAAAGATAATGTAG
- a CDS encoding NAD(P)/FAD-dependent oxidoreductase — MKNTAQAVVIGGGVHGCSVAYNLARKGMRDVVLLEKDYIASGATGRCAAGIRHQFGTEINCLLMKEGMEILENLDEELGWNRSLEITHGGYIWLAYSESQAEQLRQNIKLQNSLGIEDSRFLSPEEIKDIVPKLNIEGVVGGSFNPRDGHANPFQVTYAYAAAARKLGVDINTYTEVTGIEILSPGNFRVRTTAGTIDTPVIVNCAGAYGRRLSAMVGLDVPVYPERHQIFVTEPVEYFLPCMVLSSQHGTYFKQNPNGTILMGVGDPEHEPKEFNTDASWRFLEDAVKKFVFHLPAIKNVRIVRHWAGLYDMTPDSQAIIGATPVEGFYLDLGWSGHGFQMGPIIGLLLAELITEGKCHLPIEILNLHRYETGELVYEPACV; from the coding sequence ATGAAAAATACAGCTCAGGCTGTAGTCATTGGCGGAGGGGTTCACGGGTGTTCCGTGGCTTACAACCTTGCCAGAAAGGGCATGAGGGATGTGGTGCTTCTGGAGAAAGACTATATCGCCAGCGGAGCCACAGGCAGGTGCGCCGCCGGCATCAGGCACCAGTTCGGTACCGAGATAAACTGCCTGCTCATGAAAGAAGGCATGGAGATACTGGAAAATCTGGACGAAGAACTGGGATGGAACAGGAGCCTGGAGATAACCCATGGAGGCTACATATGGCTTGCTTACAGCGAATCCCAGGCGGAGCAGCTCAGGCAAAACATAAAGCTGCAAAACAGCCTGGGCATAGAAGACTCGCGCTTTTTAAGCCCCGAGGAAATCAAGGACATAGTGCCGAAGCTTAACATTGAAGGGGTGGTGGGAGGGTCGTTTAACCCCAGGGATGGCCACGCCAATCCCTTCCAGGTGACGTATGCCTACGCGGCCGCAGCCAGGAAGCTGGGAGTGGATATAAATACATATACCGAGGTCACAGGAATAGAGATTTTATCTCCGGGAAATTTCAGGGTCCGCACCACAGCGGGTACCATAGATACTCCGGTAATAGTAAACTGCGCCGGGGCTTACGGCAGGCGACTTTCTGCTATGGTGGGCCTGGATGTGCCGGTTTATCCCGAACGGCACCAGATTTTTGTGACAGAGCCTGTGGAATATTTTCTGCCCTGCATGGTACTTTCGTCCCAGCACGGCACCTATTTTAAGCAAAACCCCAACGGCACTATTCTCATGGGGGTGGGGGACCCGGAACATGAACCAAAAGAGTTTAATACCGATGCCAGCTGGCGTTTTCTGGAGGATGCGGTGAAAAAATTCGTTTTTCACCTGCCGGCTATAAAGAATGTGCGCATTGTAAGGCACTGGGCGGGGCTTTATGATATGACCCCTGATTCCCAGGCTATCATAGGTGCCACACCTGTGGAGGGTTTTTATCTGGACCTGGGCTGGAGCGGGCACGGCTTCCAGATGGGCCCCATCATAGGTTTGCTGCTGGCGGAGCTTATCACTGAAGGCAAATGCCACTTGCCCATTGAAATATTGAATCTTCACAGATATGAGACGGGAGAACTGGTGTATGAACCGGCCTGTGTATAA